In Quercus lobata isolate SW786 chromosome 12, ValleyOak3.0 Primary Assembly, whole genome shotgun sequence, a genomic segment contains:
- the LOC115972106 gene encoding lecithin-cholesterol acyltransferase-like 1, with translation MGVKLALMISVATMLYTCQAGSNLYPLILIPGNGGNQLEAKLTSDYKPSSLYCNKWNPVRKDKEGWFRIWFDPSVLLAPFTKCFAERMTLYYHPDLDDFRNAPGVQTRVPHFGSTQSLLYLDPYLKHITAYMAPLVESLEQIGYVNGKTLFGAPYDFRYGLAAEGHPSQVGSKFLQDLKDLIEKASTSNGGKPVILLSHSLGGLFALQLLNRNPSSWRQKYIKHFIALSAPWGGTVEEMLTFASGNSLEVPLVEPLQVREEQRSSESNLWLMPNPKLFGSQKPLVITPNATYSAYDLAQFLSDIGFPQGVYPYKSRILPLTEKLVAPGVPVTCITGSGVSTPETLFYGENGFDEQPEILYGDGDGTVNMLSLLALESLWSNEKNQTLKVIKIPGVSHTLILKNDAALEEIIGEISGINSIAEYYVGYRIK, from the exons ATGGGCGTGAAATTGGCACTGATGATTTCAGTGGCCACGATGTTGTACACGTGTCAAGCTGGCAGCAACCTCTACCCTCTGATTCTAATACCTGGGAATGGTGGGAACCAGCTAGAAGCCAAGCTAACCAGTGACTACAAGCCCTCGAGCCTGTACTGCAACAAGTGGAACCCAGTTCGGAAAGACAAGGAAGGTTGGTTCAGAATATGGTTCGACCCAAGTGTGCTCTTAGCTCCGTTTACAAAGTGCTTTGCTGAGCGAATGACGCTTTACTATCACCCTGATTTGGATGATTTCCGAAACGCACCTGGGGTCCAAACCAGGGTCCCTCACTTTGGTTCCACTCAGTCGCTTCTCTACCTCGACCCTTATCTCAA GCACATTACAGCATACATGGCACCCCTAGTGGAATCTCTTGAACAAATTGGATATGTCAATGGCAAGACCCTCTTTGGAGCTCCATACGATTTTAGATATGGTTTAGCTGCAGAAGGTCACCCATCCCAAGTGGGTTCCAAGTTCCTACAAGACCTAAAGGATTTGATAGAAAAGGCAAGCACTTCTAATGGAGGAAAGCCAGTCATACTTCTCTCCCACAGCTTAGGAGGCCTTTTTGCCCTCCAACTTCTCAACCGAAACCCGTCCTCTTGGCGCcaaaaatatatcaaacacTTCATTGCACTCTCAGCACCATGGGGTGGCACTGTGGAGGAAATGCTAACCTTTGCTTCTGGGAATTCACTTGAAGTGCCACTAGTGGAACCATTGCAAGTACGAGAAGAACAAAGGAGCTCTGAGAGCAACCTATGGCTCATGCCTAATCCCAAACTTTTTGGCAGTCAAAAACCACTTGTGATCACTCCAAATGCAACTTACTCGGCCTATGATCTAGCACAATTTCTCAGTGACATTGGATTTCCACAAGGGGTTTATCCTTATAAGTCTCGCATTTTGCCATTGACAGAAAAATTAGTAGCACCTGGGGTGCCTGTTACATGTATAACTGGGAGTGGTGTAAGTACACCAGAGACTTTGTTCTATGGTGAAAATGGTTTCGATGAGCAACCAGAGATTCTTTATGGGGATGGAGATGGGACAGTGAACATGCTGAGCTTGTTAGCACTTGAATCACTATGGTCCAACGAGAAAAACCAAACCCTTAAGGTGATCAAAATTCCTGGGGTTTCTCATACATTAATACTGAAAAATGATGCTGCACTTGAGGAAATAATAGGAGAAATTTCAGGTATCAATTCAATTGCTGAGTATTATGTTGGGTACAGAATTAAATAG
- the LOC115972079 gene encoding U-box domain-containing protein 30-like — translation MRMYQASKVSGGGQVLDLETAVKDGILGGGCGALFGGVVAEKLDLKKMVAELESVDVPSVFICPISLEPMQDPVTLCTGQTYERSNILRWFSLGHFTCPTTMQELWDDSVTPNKTLQQLIYSWFSQKYLAMKKRSEDVQGRVLEVLESLKKVKGQARVQALKELRQLVVTHGSVKKTVVDNNGVALVCSLLGHFTSHAVGSEAIGILANLELDLESMGILMQPAKMSLMVDMLNEGSIETKINCTRLIETLMVGKDFGSEIVSSLSLLVGLLRLVRDKRYPNGVFAGLSLLKTVCSHEPVRSSVVSIGTIPQLVEVLPRLNNECLELALYVLEVLSTLPEGRLALKNCPNTIPNVVRLMMKVSESCTQFALSILWAVCKLAPEECASHAVEAGLAAKLLLVIQSGCNPVMKQRSAELLKLCSLNYTTTIFISKCKLTRTIQ, via the coding sequence atgcGGATGTACCAAGCTTCTAAGGTGAGCGGTGGTGGGCAAGTTTTGGATCTGGAAACCGCAGTGAAAGATGGCATCTTGGGCGGTGGATGTGGCGCTTTGTTCGGTGGAGTTGTGGCTGAGAAATTGGATCTGAAGAAAATGGTGGCAGAGCTGGAATCTGTGGATGTTCCTTCGGTGTTTATTTGTCCAATCTCACTGGAACCGATGCAAGACCCTGTGACACTTTGCACGGGTCAGACTTATGAGAGATCCAACATTCTAAGATGGTTCTCTTTGGGCCATTTCACTTGCCCAACTACGATGCAGGAGCTTTGGGACGATTCAGTCACTCCAAATAAGACACTTCAGCAGCTGATTTATAGTTGGTTCTCGCAGAAGTACTTGGCTATGAAGAAGAGGTCAGAGGATGTGCAAGGCAGGGTTTTGGAGGTTTTGGAGTCTTTGAAAAAGGTTAAGGGTCAAGCTAGAGTTCAAGCGCTTAAAGAGTTGAGACAACTTGTGGTTACTCATGGTTCGGTTAAGAAGACAGTGGTGGACAATAATGGGGTTGCTTTGGTTTGTTCTTTGTTGGGTCATTTCACTTCACACGCTGTTGGGTCTGAGGCAATTGGGATTCTTGCGAATTTGGAGCTCGATTTGGAGTCCATGGGGATTCTGATGCAACCGGCGAAGATGTCGTTGATGGTGGACATGTTGAATGAGGGGTCCATTGAGACAAAGATCAATTGTACGAGGTTGATCGAAACGTTAATGGTTGGGAAGGATTTTGGGTCTGAAATTGTGTCAAGTTTGAGTCTTTTGGTTGGATTGTTGAGGTTGGTGAGGGATAAGAGATACCCAAACGGTGTTTTTGCTGGTCTCAGTTTGCTCAAGACGGTTTGTTCACATGAACCGGTTAGGAGCTCTGTTGTGAGCATTGGGACTATTCCCCAATTAGTTGAGGTCCTACCCAGATTGAATAATGAGTGTTTGGAGTTAGCCCTGTATGTACTAGAGGTATTGTCCACTCTTCCTGAAGGAAGATTGGCTTTGAAGAATTGCCCCAACACTATCCCCAATGTGGTGAGGTTGATGATGAAGGTTTCAGAGAGTTGTACACAGTTTGCGTTGTCAATCTTGTGGGCTGTTTGCAAGCTTGCGCCAGAAGAATGTGCCTCACATGCAGTGGAGGCAGGTTTGGCAGCTAAGTTGTTGCTCGTAATTCAGAGTGGTTGCAATCCTGTTATGAAGCAGCGGTCTGCCGAGCTTTTGAAATTGTGTAGTCTAAATTACACAACTACTATCTTCATTTCCAAGTGTAAGCTTACAAGAACGATACAATGA